Proteins found in one Elephas maximus indicus isolate mEleMax1 chromosome 11, mEleMax1 primary haplotype, whole genome shotgun sequence genomic segment:
- the FUZ gene encoding protein fuzzy homolog isoform X1 has protein sequence MGEEGTGGTVHLLCLASSSGVPLFCRSSRGGVPTRQQLPFSVIGSLNGVHMFGQNLEVQLSSARTEDTTVVWKSFHDSITLIVLSSEESSSELQLERLLEMVFGAMVLLVGLEELTDIRNIERLKKELRASYRIIDSFLGDSELIGDLTQCVDCVVSPEGSLLQEALSGFAEATSTAFVSLVVSGRVVAATEGWWRLGMPEAVLLPWLLGSLPPQTARDYPVYLPHGSPTVPHRLLTLTLLPGLELCLLCGPRPPLSQLDPQVLERWWQPLLEPLRACVPLGHRALPAGFSLHTDILGLLLLHLELRRCLFTVELSGDKEPPLDQRRRLLRSFYTLVTSMHFPPEPGPPEEKAEDLVQRTQLPRACYLVSGPEEPDTGWRLVALQSGPWRLLLLLSPQSPIHGLRSLATHTLHALSPLFGP, from the exons ATGGGGGAGGAGGGGACGGGAGGCACCGTGCATCTATTATGCCTCGCGTCCTCTAGCGGGGTCCCCCTGTTCTGCAGGAGCAGCCGCGGCGGCGTCCCCACCCGCCAGCAG CTCCCGTTCTCTGTCATCGGCTCCCTCAATGGAGTCCACATGTTCGGACAGAATCTGGAGGTGCAGCTGAGCTCTGCAAGGACTGAGGACACGACCGTGGTGTGGAAAAGCTTCCATGACAG CATCACCCTCATTGTTCTGTCATCTGAGGAGAGCAGCTCAGAACTGCAGTTGGAGAGACTACTCGAGATGGTGTTTGGGGCTATG GTTCTTCTTGTGGGACTTGAAGAACTGACCGACATCCGCAACATAGAGAGACTAAAGAAGGAGTTGAGG GCCAGTTACCGCATCATTGACAGCTTCCTGGGGGACTCTGAGCTCATTGGGGACCTGACCCAGTGTGTGGACTGCGTGGTCTCTCCAGAGGGGTCCCTCCTGCAG GAAGCCCTCTCCGGGTTCGCCGAGGCCACCAGCACAGCCTTCGTCAGCCTGGTGGTGTCGGGCCGGGTGGTGGCAGCCACAGAgggctggtggaggctggggATGCCCGAGGCCGTGTTGCTCCCCTGGCTGCTGGGATCTCTGCCGCCGCAGACCGCTCGTGACTACCCGGTGTACCTGCCCCACGGGAGCCCCACG GTCCCGCACAGGCTCCTGACCCTGACGCTGCTGCCGGGCCTGGAGCTGTGTCTGCTCTGCGGGCCGCGACCGCCCCTCAGCCAGCTGGATCCACAG GTCCTGGAGCGTTGGTGGCAGCCGCTGCTTGAGCCGCTTAGGGCCTGCGTGCCACTGGGACACCGTGCGCTGCCTGCAGGCTTCTCCCTGCACACGGACATCCTCGG GCTGCTGCTTCTCCACCTGGAACTGAGACGTTGCCTGTTCACGGTGGAGCTCTCAGGGGACAAAG AGCCTCCCCTGGATCAACGGCGGCGCCTCCTCCGCTCCTTCTACACCCTGGTCACTTCTATGCACTTCCCACCAG AGCCAGGGCCGCcggaggagaaggcagaggactTAGTCCAGCGGACCCAGCTACCTCGAGCCTGCTACCTGGTGTCGGGGCCTGAGGAGCCAGACACAGGGTGGCGGCTGGTAGCCCTGCAATCAGGGCCATGGCGGCTGCTGTTATTGCTGTCCCCTCAGAGTCCCATTCACGGGCTGCGGAGCCTGGCCACCCACACTCTGCACGCCCTCTCCCCGCTCTTTGGACCCTAG
- the FUZ gene encoding protein fuzzy homolog isoform X2 — MFGQNLEVQLSSARTEDTTVVWKSFHDSITLIVLSSEESSSELQLERLLEMVFGAMVLLVGLEELTDIRNIERLKKELRASYRIIDSFLGDSELIGDLTQCVDCVVSPEGSLLQEALSGFAEATSTAFVSLVVSGRVVAATEGWWRLGMPEAVLLPWLLGSLPPQTARDYPVYLPHGSPTVPHRLLTLTLLPGLELCLLCGPRPPLSQLDPQVLERWWQPLLEPLRACVPLGHRALPAGFSLHTDILGLLLLHLELRRCLFTVELSGDKEPPLDQRRRLLRSFYTLVTSMHFPPEPGPPEEKAEDLVQRTQLPRACYLVSGPEEPDTGWRLVALQSGPWRLLLLLSPQSPIHGLRSLATHTLHALSPLFGP; from the exons ATGTTCGGACAGAATCTGGAGGTGCAGCTGAGCTCTGCAAGGACTGAGGACACGACCGTGGTGTGGAAAAGCTTCCATGACAG CATCACCCTCATTGTTCTGTCATCTGAGGAGAGCAGCTCAGAACTGCAGTTGGAGAGACTACTCGAGATGGTGTTTGGGGCTATG GTTCTTCTTGTGGGACTTGAAGAACTGACCGACATCCGCAACATAGAGAGACTAAAGAAGGAGTTGAGG GCCAGTTACCGCATCATTGACAGCTTCCTGGGGGACTCTGAGCTCATTGGGGACCTGACCCAGTGTGTGGACTGCGTGGTCTCTCCAGAGGGGTCCCTCCTGCAG GAAGCCCTCTCCGGGTTCGCCGAGGCCACCAGCACAGCCTTCGTCAGCCTGGTGGTGTCGGGCCGGGTGGTGGCAGCCACAGAgggctggtggaggctggggATGCCCGAGGCCGTGTTGCTCCCCTGGCTGCTGGGATCTCTGCCGCCGCAGACCGCTCGTGACTACCCGGTGTACCTGCCCCACGGGAGCCCCACG GTCCCGCACAGGCTCCTGACCCTGACGCTGCTGCCGGGCCTGGAGCTGTGTCTGCTCTGCGGGCCGCGACCGCCCCTCAGCCAGCTGGATCCACAG GTCCTGGAGCGTTGGTGGCAGCCGCTGCTTGAGCCGCTTAGGGCCTGCGTGCCACTGGGACACCGTGCGCTGCCTGCAGGCTTCTCCCTGCACACGGACATCCTCGG GCTGCTGCTTCTCCACCTGGAACTGAGACGTTGCCTGTTCACGGTGGAGCTCTCAGGGGACAAAG AGCCTCCCCTGGATCAACGGCGGCGCCTCCTCCGCTCCTTCTACACCCTGGTCACTTCTATGCACTTCCCACCAG AGCCAGGGCCGCcggaggagaaggcagaggactTAGTCCAGCGGACCCAGCTACCTCGAGCCTGCTACCTGGTGTCGGGGCCTGAGGAGCCAGACACAGGGTGGCGGCTGGTAGCCCTGCAATCAGGGCCATGGCGGCTGCTGTTATTGCTGTCCCCTCAGAGTCCCATTCACGGGCTGCGGAGCCTGGCCACCCACACTCTGCACGCCCTCTCCCCGCTCTTTGGACCCTAG